Within the Bacillus thermozeamaize genome, the region AACCTTCTTCAGTTCCGCGTCGCCACTTCCTGCTTCAATACCCCCAAGTAAGGATTTCAGATTATCTTTTGTTTGAATGGCATCTTTAGCCGCGCGGCTAAGCGACTTGGCCAGGACTTGACCATTTTGCTCAAGCGCCTTTGCCAATGCTTTTACCGCCTGCTGCACCGCGTCGCCTTCACCGCTCATAACCTGCTGAAGGGCTTGCCGGAAACTTTGATTCTGCTTTGCCTGCTCATCGATCCACCCCAGCACCGTCTCAGTGTACTTCACCGTACCCAGTGCGGATGCCAGATCATCCAGTCGAGTGAACTCACGAAATTCATGGAAGCCGTTTTCGTTCATTACACGCTCCATGAGTTGACGGTTCATCTCCAACGCTGGATCGACTTCTGTAAGCAGCTCCGGTTTCATTTTGAACAGTCCGGCCCACATATCGCCCATTAAAGGTCGGAAGGAAGGGAAAGTTTCCTTCCCCTTCCGCTCCAACTGTTGCATTTTCTCGGACATTTCGAGCAATTGCACGAAACGTCTGCGGTCAAATGCGTCCGTGTTCAGCACCGAATCGTGCATTTGTCACACCCCCAATACCTGGGAGGCAATTTTCTCAAGCGACTTTTGAATCGCCTGTATCGCATTGTCGATTTCTTTACGATCCGGATAATTCTGATTAAGATTTTGCAAGTCGGACACCAACATTTTCAGCTTCTTTGTCGCTTCAACCGCCTGCTCGGGAGTGTTGTTTTTGGTGACCGATTCTAAAATACTTCTCATTTCGTCCCTTACCTCATCCAGTTTTGTCTTTACCGGGTCTTGCGCGTGTTTCTTCACAATCCCGGCGACCTTCTCCCGTTGTTCAGGCCGCTCCCACAGGCTGTTTTTGAGGATCAAAATGTCTTCGACAACAGCCTGTCCTCTTCCCTCCAACACTGCTTTTGCACGGATCACAGAAAGCGACTGCTTGAAGCGCCGATCGGAAGGCCGTATTCCCTCATCCATAAGCTCTCGGCGGATATTGGCGAGCGTCGTGTACACTTCGTCGGGGATTGTGACGGTGTCGCTAAAAAATTGCAGTTCATAAAGTTCGTCGATGGTCATGTCCGCCGGAACCGACTGAGGACCTCTCATCATGGAGAGAAACGCCTGGTCTTCGCCGATATAGCCCACTTCAAAACGCAGAAGGAACCGGTCAAAGAGCGCTTCCAGCCCTTCGCCTTCCTCCGGATACTCATTGGATGCTCCAACCAGCGTCATGAGCGGAACTTGCACCGGATGTCCGTTGTTGTAAAACAGCCTTTCGTTGATGATCGAAAGAAGGCTGTTTAGAATCGCCGAATTTGCCTTGAAGATTTCGTCCACAAACGCAAGGTGCGCCTCAGGCAACTTTCCGGCGATGTTTCGTTTGTAGATGCCTTGCTCAAGTTCCTTGAGACTCACCGGACCGAACAGCTCCTCCGGCGTGCTGAAGCGGGTGAGAAGCCACTGGAAATGGTTCGCTCCGGTGATCCGCTTCGTTAGTCCGGAAACCAGGGCCGATTTTCCGGTGCCAGGCGGGCCGATGAGCAGGCAGTGCTGCCGTGCAATGAGGGCGACGATCAAACCTTCAATCACTTCTTCCCGCTCGGCAAATTCCTGGTTAAGCGCGTTTTGGATGGCTTTGATTTTCATGACGACCCTCCAGTTCCAAAATGGTTTTCAGAATTTCAAAAATGGCCAGCGTCATGATAAATTCGCGGACTGCCCGGTTTTTCCACACTTTCATGAGACGGTCAAGAAACCGAAGGACTTCAAAGATGTCCGCGCCGCGCTTCTTGCGCCTTTGGACGGCTCGTTTGATCGCCATACAGATTTCCGTGGCGAGATCGTCTTTCAAAGGAATCCCCCGCTTTTAACAGAGAAAAGCCACAAGCAACCAAAGGTCGCTTGTGGCTTTTCAACAGTGGAATCCGATTTTAAGATTGTATCGACGCAGCAATAAGATCTTGTTTATTTTGCGCCTTTGTCCAAAAATTCAATGAGTTTTTGTTCCCGCTCGCGCGTCTCCGCCTCGTTTATCGCGTCAGGCTGCTTGATCCCCATTTTTTCCCGCACGGCGCGGTGAAAGGACTCGGGAATTTTGTCGTAGTCGATCGTGATCGCCGGTTTTGCTTCCCGCGGGATGTTTTCCGTGATGTGCTCAACAACGACGGCTGCGTGAAGGTTGTAGTGTTCCTCCCCGTCGATCACTTCATACGGGAAGTTGGTCGTTCGAACACCATCAATGTTCATGGTCTTCTTCCCCCTCATCGCCATCGCCTCCCCTTTCCTGGTGAACATATTATAACCAAAATCCGGGGCGACGACATCATTTCAGATATGGCGGCCAGAAGCCTCAAACGCCGTGATGACAGTAAACAAAAGGCTTCGCCCGCGGCGTTTCAGGGCCAATGCCACTGCAATCTTTCTTCCTTCATGCTCTCCCACAACCGTAAACACGGGGTCGGGATTCGCATAAGGGTTTTCCCCATATGGGTATTGAAATGGCTCGTGCATCTCGGTCGGGCGGTTGCGGTAAACAATGTGCTCGACCGTTTTCCGCGTTATGCCCCTTTCATCCATCCTTTCATTTGCGTGTTCCGAATACCGCAAGTCCCCGCGATCAACATGATCGCGAAGGACCTGCTGTATCAAGTCCCAATGATCGGAGTACGCTTGCAACAAAAGCCCCTCCTTTCTTGGCTTTTTACACGGCCATATTTATCAGCGCAGCCGAAACCTTCTCCCGGATGCCGGCAACAAGCTCCTCCATTTCCTTCAGATCGCCCGTAATGATGGCTTTGTACTGCACATAGTCCTGGGCGACTTGTCTTGCGTGTTCCAGGATTTCTTTCATCTGGCCCTTGGGGAGCTGGTTGGATACGCCTTCTTCGCATGCGCGCAGCGTCTCGCGCAGGTGATCCAGAAGCTTCCGCGTGATCAGAT harbors:
- a CDS encoding ATPase; the protein is MKIKAIQNALNQEFAEREEVIEGLIVALIARQHCLLIGPPGTGKSALVSGLTKRITGANHFQWLLTRFSTPEELFGPVSLKELEQGIYKRNIAGKLPEAHLAFVDEIFKANSAILNSLLSIINERLFYNNGHPVQVPLMTLVGASNEYPEEGEGLEALFDRFLLRFEVGYIGEDQAFLSMMRGPQSVPADMTIDELYELQFFSDTVTIPDEVYTTLANIRRELMDEGIRPSDRRFKQSLSVIRAKAVLEGRGQAVVEDILILKNSLWERPEQREKVAGIVKKHAQDPVKTKLDEVRDEMRSILESVTKNNTPEQAVEATKKLKMLVSDLQNLNQNYPDRKEIDNAIQAIQKSLEKIASQVLGV